TACTTGGGAGTAACTTAATCATAAAAAGTCCGGGAATTCCTGAAAAAGCTGAAATCATGCAGCAAATCAGGCATAAAGGTATCCCGGTCATTTCAGAAATTGAGTTTGCAAGCCATTTTACCTATGCAAAAATTATCGGCATTACCGGCTCAAACGGAAAAACAACCACTACCTCATTGATTTATCATATTTTGCAAACAGCAGGATTAAATGCAGGGCTGGGTGGAAATATAGGAAAAAGTTTTGCCCGCCTGCTGCTTGAAA
This Sphingobacteriales bacterium DNA region includes the following protein-coding sequences:
- a CDS encoding UDP-N-acetylmuramoyl-L-alanine--D-glutamate ligase; the protein is MTLDKVKNIVILGAGESGCGAALLAATKGFRVFVSDAGEIKPKYLKELQENHIDFEQKQHSTEKILGSNLIIKSPGIPEKAEIMQQIRHKGIPVISEIEFASHFTYAKIIGITGSNGKTTTTSLIYHILQTAGLNAGLGGNIGKSFARLLLE